In Desulfurellaceae bacterium, one DNA window encodes the following:
- the rlmN gene encoding 23S rRNA (adenine(2503)-C(2))-methyltransferase RlmN has protein sequence MSHDIKELSRAELEQWCLDNGHTAFRARQVLRWLYRHGTASFADMSDVSVALREHLSTVFSIGRLARVRTSVAADGTRKYLFGLADGRRIESVLIPAPGRQTLCISSQFGCAMGCAFCATARMRPVRNLTAGEIVAQVWEIQRELDADQQLTNVVFMGMGEPLANYDQVVKAIEVLTAEWGLSFSPRRVTVSTVGLVPQMQRLLDETRVNLTVSLSATTDELRTRLMPVNTRYPLGQLLDACRSLPARSRRRLTFAYTMLAGVNDGLADARRLVKLLHGIPAKVNLIPFNTFPGSNFASSPRLHIDRFRQLLLDKGVLATIRESRGQDVLAACGQLATQG, from the coding sequence ATGTCACACGACATTAAAGAACTCAGCCGAGCCGAGCTTGAACAGTGGTGCCTCGACAACGGTCACACCGCCTTTCGGGCTCGGCAAGTCCTGCGCTGGCTCTATCGGCACGGGACCGCCAGTTTTGCCGACATGAGCGATGTGTCGGTCGCCCTGCGGGAGCACCTGAGCACGGTCTTTTCGATTGGCCGTCTGGCCCGTGTGCGAACCTCGGTGGCTGCCGACGGGACCCGCAAATATCTGTTTGGTCTGGCCGATGGACGGCGGATCGAGAGCGTCCTGATTCCCGCTCCGGGCCGTCAAACCTTGTGCATCTCGTCCCAGTTTGGCTGTGCGATGGGGTGTGCGTTCTGCGCTACGGCTCGGATGCGGCCGGTGCGGAATCTGACCGCCGGGGAGATCGTCGCTCAGGTGTGGGAGATCCAGCGCGAGCTGGATGCTGACCAGCAACTGACCAATGTGGTGTTCATGGGCATGGGCGAACCGCTGGCCAACTACGATCAGGTGGTGAAAGCCATTGAGGTACTGACCGCCGAGTGGGGACTCAGTTTTTCTCCCCGCCGCGTCACGGTCTCCACGGTCGGGCTGGTGCCGCAGATGCAGCGTCTGCTGGACGAGACCCGGGTCAATCTGACCGTCTCGCTGAGCGCGACCACCGATGAACTGCGTACCAGACTGATGCCGGTCAACACCCGCTATCCCCTCGGACAGCTGCTCGACGCGTGCCGCAGCCTGCCGGCCCGCTCGCGGCGGCGTCTGACCTTTGCCTACACCATGCTGGCCGGGGTGAACGACGGTCTGGCCGACGCCCGGCGGCTGGTCAAACTGCTGCACGGCATCCCCGCCAAGGTCAACCTCATCCCCTTTAACACTTTTCCCGGCTCGAATTTTGCGTCAAGCCCGCGCCTCCACATCGACCGTTTTCGCCAGCTCCTGTTGGATAAAGGCGTGCTGGCGACGATACGCGAAAGCCGCGGCCAAGATGTCCTGGCCGCGTGCGGCCAGCTGGCGACCCAGGGCTGA
- the ndk gene encoding nucleoside-diphosphate kinase, with product MQERTLSIIKPDAVQKNVVGEILGRFERAGLKIIAAKLLQLSKAEAQGFYAVHKERPFFDSLTTFMSSGPILVSVLEGQDAIQTNRRLMGATNPAEAEPGTIRKDFATDIEKNAVHGSDGPDTARQEIAYFFGAMELHTS from the coding sequence ATGCAAGAACGTACCCTGTCGATCATCAAGCCGGACGCCGTGCAAAAGAATGTTGTGGGTGAGATTCTGGGTCGGTTTGAACGCGCCGGTCTCAAGATCATTGCGGCCAAGCTGTTACAGCTCAGCAAGGCCGAGGCCCAGGGATTTTACGCCGTCCATAAGGAACGCCCTTTTTTTGACAGCCTGACAACGTTCATGTCGTCCGGACCCATTCTGGTCTCGGTGCTCGAAGGTCAGGACGCTATCCAAACCAACCGGCGGCTGATGGGCGCGACCAACCCGGCCGAGGCCGAGCCGGGGACGATTCGCAAGGACTTTGCGACCGATATCGAGAAGAATGCCGTCCACGGCTCCGACGGGCCGGACACCGCCCGTCAGGAAATCGCCTATTTCTTCGGTGCGATGGAGCTCCACACGTCTTAA
- a CDS encoding tetratricopeptide repeat protein, with product MNPERLFERAERARHASRFAPALDLYRQARIAYADEGDPDGERDACIGIGDCLRMLGRFGLAKRAYARAVGLSEALHDPEGLAESQAGFGLSLRAQGNPERALPYLQHARRLYRRAQAAQGEGFILWALGSTYRFCGDLRKAIRYFTNALALAQQQGDGPGTGYALCGLGGASRLMGRFAETQDYYQRANALFEAEKDTYGRAYSYCGLGNAARMRGDYTTAMRLFARAEKLYARIGDTASFAYTVWAMATVHKMRGDYPLSAQTFARARDLFRKTRDARGGIYCRLGTGELALLRGRYKTARTAFSRCLERAEQLGYHAEACHARTGLALLDDTPDWAAVKKSHRRCGLHFTPPPPPLNLP from the coding sequence GTGAATCCCGAGCGTCTGTTTGAGCGCGCCGAGCGCGCCCGCCACGCTAGTCGCTTTGCCCCCGCCCTTGACCTCTACCGGCAGGCCCGGATCGCCTACGCCGATGAGGGGGATCCTGACGGAGAGCGCGATGCCTGCATCGGCATCGGTGACTGTCTGCGTATGCTAGGCCGCTTCGGTCTGGCCAAACGGGCCTATGCCAGGGCGGTCGGCCTGTCCGAGGCGCTGCACGACCCGGAAGGCTTGGCCGAGAGCCAGGCCGGTTTCGGTCTCAGTCTGCGCGCCCAGGGCAATCCCGAACGCGCTTTGCCCTATCTCCAGCACGCCCGTCGGCTGTACCGTCGCGCCCAGGCTGCCCAGGGCGAGGGTTTCATTCTATGGGCGCTCGGCAGCACCTACCGCTTTTGTGGCGACTTGCGCAAAGCGATCAGGTATTTCACAAACGCCTTAGCCCTGGCCCAGCAGCAGGGCGATGGACCCGGCACCGGCTATGCCCTGTGTGGTTTGGGCGGCGCTTCGCGCCTGATGGGTCGCTTTGCCGAGACCCAGGACTACTATCAGCGGGCAAACGCGCTGTTCGAGGCCGAAAAAGACACCTATGGGCGCGCCTACTCCTACTGCGGGCTGGGCAATGCCGCACGGATGCGCGGCGACTACACGACGGCCATGCGGCTGTTTGCCCGGGCCGAGAAGCTCTACGCCCGTATTGGTGACACCGCCAGCTTTGCCTATACCGTCTGGGCGATGGCCACCGTCCACAAGATGCGTGGTGACTATCCCCTCAGCGCCCAGACCTTTGCCCGGGCTCGGGATCTGTTCCGGAAAACCCGGGATGCCCGTGGCGGCATCTACTGTCGGCTGGGGACGGGTGAGTTGGCGCTGCTGCGGGGCAGATACAAAACCGCCCGCACCGCTTTCAGCCGCTGTCTGGAAAGGGCCGAGCAACTCGGCTACCACGCCGAAGCGTGCCACGCCCGGACCGGGCTGGCCCTGCTCGACGATACGCCCGACTGGGCTGCGGTCAAAAAATCCCACCGTCGGTGCGGCCTGCACTTCACCCCGCCGCCGCCGCCCTTGAATCTGCCCTGA
- the sucD gene encoding succinate--CoA ligase subunit alpha → MSILVNKDTRVVTQGITGSTGQLHTRACREYGTQMVAGVTPGRGGTDFEGIPIFNTVAESVAATGANASVIYVPPPFAADAILEAVDAELPLVICITEGIPILDMVRVKRYMAGKASRLIGPNCPGVITPGECKIGIMPGYIHKAGNIGVVSRSGTLTYEAVHQLTQLGIGQSSCVGIGGDPVNGTGFVDVLRLFQDDPQTEGVVLIGEIGGSAEEDAAAFIQAHMTKPVAAFIAGQTAPKGKRMGHAGAIIAGGSGTAAEKIWAFEQAGVHTIPSPAEMGVTMARAMGIAVEEPAGS, encoded by the coding sequence GTGAGTATTCTTGTGAATAAAGACACCAGAGTGGTTACCCAGGGCATTACCGGTTCAACCGGTCAGCTCCACACCCGGGCCTGCCGGGAATACGGCACCCAGATGGTGGCCGGCGTGACCCCGGGCCGGGGGGGGACCGATTTTGAGGGCATTCCCATTTTCAACACCGTTGCCGAGTCGGTGGCCGCAACCGGCGCCAACGCCTCGGTGATCTATGTGCCCCCGCCGTTTGCCGCGGACGCGATTCTTGAGGCGGTTGATGCCGAACTCCCATTGGTGATCTGCATCACCGAGGGCATTCCTATTTTGGACATGGTCCGGGTCAAGCGCTATATGGCCGGCAAGGCGTCCCGTCTGATCGGGCCCAACTGTCCCGGCGTCATTACGCCGGGGGAGTGCAAGATTGGCATCATGCCGGGCTATATTCACAAGGCGGGCAACATCGGGGTGGTGTCGCGTAGCGGGACGCTGACCTACGAGGCAGTTCATCAGCTGACCCAGCTCGGGATCGGGCAGTCCAGCTGTGTCGGTATCGGCGGCGATCCGGTCAACGGAACCGGCTTTGTCGATGTGTTGCGCCTGTTCCAGGACGATCCACAGACCGAAGGGGTGGTGCTGATCGGTGAAATCGGGGGGAGCGCCGAAGAAGACGCAGCCGCCTTCATCCAGGCTCATATGACCAAACCCGTGGCTGCCTTTATCGCTGGGCAGACCGCGCCCAAGGGCAAGCGCATGGGCCACGCCGGGGCGATCATTGCCGGGGGCTCGGGCACGGCCGCAGAAAAAATTTGGGCCTTTGAGCAGGCCGGCGTGCACACGATTCCCAGCCCAGCCGAGATGGGAGTGACCATGGCCAGGGCGATGGGCATTGCGGTCGAGGAGCCGGCCGGTTCGTGA
- the sucC gene encoding ADP-forming succinate--CoA ligase subunit beta → MNIHEYQAKDLLRQYGVAVLNGKMATTPEAAQVAAEELGGQLCVVKAQIHAGGRGKAGGVKLAKTPQEARDIAASLLGKNLVTHQTGPEGKEVQKVFVEQGCAIAKEFYLGMVLDRATSRVTVMASSEGGVEIEEVAARSPEKILREAVDPALGVGAFQGRKIAYGLGLPKEAIPKAVAFVTALYRAFIETDASLVEINPLVLTQDNDLVALDAKMGFDDNALYRQAEVRDLRDVSEENEKEIAASKFDLSYIALDGDIGCMVNGAGLAMATMDIIKHYGAEPANFLDVGGGATTEKVTEAFKIILSDPKVKGVLVNIFGGIMRCDVVADGVVEAAKQVKLSVPLVVRLEGTNVEQGKQILAQSGLNIIPASDLADGAKKAVEAVRAAG, encoded by the coding sequence ATGAATATTCATGAGTATCAGGCAAAAGACCTGTTGCGGCAGTACGGCGTAGCCGTCCTGAACGGTAAAATGGCCACCACGCCCGAGGCGGCACAGGTGGCGGCCGAGGAGTTGGGCGGCCAGCTGTGTGTGGTCAAGGCTCAGATCCACGCCGGCGGTCGGGGCAAGGCGGGTGGGGTGAAGCTGGCCAAGACGCCCCAAGAGGCGCGGGACATCGCGGCCAGCCTGCTGGGCAAAAACCTGGTCACCCACCAGACCGGCCCCGAGGGCAAGGAGGTCCAAAAGGTCTTTGTTGAGCAGGGCTGCGCCATTGCCAAAGAGTTCTATCTGGGCATGGTTCTTGATCGGGCAACGTCGCGTGTCACCGTCATGGCCAGCTCTGAGGGCGGGGTCGAGATCGAAGAGGTCGCCGCCCGCTCGCCCGAAAAAATTTTGCGCGAAGCGGTGGACCCGGCGCTTGGCGTCGGCGCCTTTCAGGGCCGAAAAATCGCCTACGGTCTGGGCCTGCCCAAGGAGGCCATTCCAAAAGCGGTCGCCTTTGTGACAGCCCTGTACCGGGCCTTTATCGAAACCGACGCTTCGCTGGTCGAGATCAATCCTCTGGTGCTGACCCAGGACAACGATCTGGTTGCCCTGGACGCCAAGATGGGCTTTGACGATAACGCGCTGTACCGTCAGGCCGAGGTTCGCGATCTGCGAGACGTATCGGAAGAGAACGAAAAGGAAATCGCGGCCTCCAAGTTTGACCTCAGTTACATCGCGCTCGACGGCGATATCGGCTGTATGGTCAACGGCGCCGGGCTGGCCATGGCCACCATGGACATCATCAAGCACTACGGCGCCGAGCCGGCCAACTTTCTGGATGTCGGGGGCGGGGCGACGACCGAAAAAGTGACCGAAGCGTTCAAGATCATTCTGTCCGATCCCAAGGTCAAGGGCGTTTTGGTCAACATCTTCGGCGGCATCATGCGCTGCGACGTGGTGGCCGATGGCGTAGTCGAAGCGGCCAAACAGGTCAAGCTGTCGGTGCCCCTGGTGGTTCGGCTTGAGGGCACCAACGTTGAACAGGGCAAGCAGATCCTGGCCCAGTCTGGACTCAATATCATCCCGGCCAGCGATCTGGCCGACGGCGCCAAGAAGGCGGTTGAGGCGGTCAGGGCGGCGGGCTGA
- the tsaB gene encoding tRNA (adenosine(37)-N6)-threonylcarbamoyltransferase complex dimerization subunit type 1 TsaB: MLVLGLDTATWLTSVGLMRDGRVLAEESRQVRTGHTDILLPLVHQLVSRAGVGLSELDGIGVSIGPGSFSGLRVGLSTAKGLCYALGLGLVGVSTLEALATTVDGWQGRLCALLDARRKEVYAAVFTRDQHRGLRRLSPDMVMAPDELWPHITPPCLFIGDGAEAYQELIRDRYGDAARFVPWADCHSSGVAVARLALSRLRAGESDDAATLVPRYVRLSEAERKRRQARSAPSGPAKP, translated from the coding sequence GTGCTCGTCCTCGGCCTGGACACGGCAACCTGGCTGACCAGTGTCGGCTTGATGCGTGACGGGAGGGTCCTGGCCGAGGAGTCGCGTCAAGTCCGGACCGGGCACACGGATATCCTGTTGCCGCTCGTCCACCAGCTCGTGTCGCGGGCCGGCGTGGGGCTGAGCGAGCTGGACGGGATTGGGGTGTCAATCGGACCCGGCTCTTTCTCCGGCCTGCGGGTCGGCCTGAGCACGGCCAAGGGACTGTGTTACGCACTCGGGCTGGGTCTGGTCGGCGTGTCCACCCTGGAGGCGCTGGCGACGACCGTGGACGGTTGGCAGGGGCGGCTGTGTGCCCTGCTTGACGCCCGGAGAAAAGAAGTCTACGCGGCTGTGTTCACTCGCGACCAACACCGTGGGTTGCGACGGCTGAGCCCCGATATGGTGATGGCGCCGGATGAACTGTGGCCGCATATTACGCCTCCCTGCCTGTTTATCGGCGACGGAGCCGAGGCGTATCAGGAACTGATTCGAGACCGCTACGGTGACGCGGCCCGGTTTGTGCCGTGGGCCGACTGTCATTCCAGCGGCGTGGCGGTGGCCCGTTTGGCGCTGTCGAGGCTGCGGGCCGGCGAGTCGGACGATGCCGCAACACTGGTGCCGCGCTATGTACGCCTGTCGGAGGCTGAGCGGAAGCGACGTCAGGCCCGGTCAGCACCGTCCGGACCGGCCAAGCCCTAG
- the rseP gene encoding RIP metalloprotease RseP yields the protein MDLSTLDVIWKVVLVFGLIVFVHELGHFSLAKLVGVGVERFSLGFGPKLVGRTVGETEYLISAVPLGGYVKMVGEETGEEIAPEDIPRSFPHQSLMSRFLIVAAGPCANIVTAFLLFGLAFASFGIPVAIDEARVGGIVPDSPAQRAGLQPGDEIMSIAGSRVQTWEEMAEHIRSSGGAELSLQVGRADGPQPLEVVVSPELRQGMDQEGRERYAIGIMPATRLEPVSVGRAVVLGAEQTWAISVLIVQTVGQLLHGEVSTKELGGPILIAQVAGQQAQRGLSYLLHFTAVINVNLAIFNLLPIPILDGGHLLFLFIELLIGRPPSLRSREMAFRVGFVVIISLVVLVFYNDIARLVR from the coding sequence ATGGATCTGTCAACTCTGGATGTGATTTGGAAAGTCGTCCTGGTCTTTGGCCTGATTGTGTTCGTGCACGAACTCGGCCATTTCAGCCTGGCCAAGCTGGTCGGCGTTGGCGTTGAGCGGTTCTCGCTCGGCTTTGGACCCAAGCTCGTCGGACGCACGGTTGGTGAGACGGAATACCTGATCAGTGCCGTGCCGCTGGGCGGCTATGTCAAGATGGTCGGAGAAGAAACGGGCGAGGAAATCGCCCCGGAAGATATCCCGCGTTCCTTTCCCCATCAGTCGTTGATGAGTCGTTTCCTGATTGTCGCGGCCGGGCCGTGCGCCAATATTGTGACCGCCTTTCTCCTGTTTGGCCTGGCCTTTGCCAGCTTTGGCATTCCGGTTGCGATAGACGAGGCCAGGGTCGGCGGAATCGTCCCTGATTCGCCGGCCCAGCGGGCCGGGCTGCAGCCCGGGGACGAGATTATGAGCATTGCGGGCAGCCGGGTGCAGACCTGGGAGGAAATGGCCGAACATATCCGCAGCAGTGGTGGGGCAGAACTCAGCCTGCAGGTCGGGCGAGCGGACGGCCCCCAGCCGCTTGAGGTGGTCGTCAGCCCGGAGTTGCGCCAGGGGATGGATCAAGAGGGACGCGAGCGATACGCGATTGGCATTATGCCGGCCACGCGTCTGGAACCGGTATCGGTCGGCCGCGCCGTGGTACTGGGGGCTGAGCAAACCTGGGCCATCAGCGTCCTGATCGTGCAGACCGTGGGCCAACTCCTCCACGGGGAGGTCTCGACCAAAGAGTTGGGCGGACCGATTCTCATTGCCCAGGTGGCCGGCCAGCAGGCCCAGCGCGGGCTGAGCTACCTCCTGCACTTCACCGCCGTCATTAATGTGAATCTGGCCATCTTCAATCTCCTGCCGATTCCGATTCTGGACGGCGGCCATCTGCTCTTTCTGTTCATCGAGCTGCTCATCGGCCGTCCTCCCAGCCTGCGCTCGCGCGAGATGGCCTTTCGCGTCGGCTTCGTGGTGATCATCTCGCTGGTCGTGTTGGTCTTCTACAACGATATTGCACGACTGGTACGCTAG
- a CDS encoding phosphatidate cytidylyltransferase, whose amino-acid sequence MLRDRLLTAALALPLLVVCICCAPVWVFSATVFLLTCLGLYEFFSLTRDHNPLPCGLGLGWGGGLAAAMCVGPGALVGAVLTAGFFLTFAWALRTPQPDRGLAGVSLTLLGVVYVGFLLPHLVWVRQLPDGVGWVFFLLLVAMLGDTGGYAVGRLWGTRKLIPHISPGKTLEGSAGALLGSLGAAWVGWVWLLPERSWTELGVLAAVLAILAQIGDLCESAVKRACGAKDSGRLFPGHGGLLDRADSLLFPAAFIYYYGALWA is encoded by the coding sequence GTGCTCCGCGACCGACTCTTGACCGCAGCCCTTGCCCTGCCACTCCTCGTCGTCTGTATCTGCTGCGCCCCGGTCTGGGTCTTCTCCGCGACCGTTTTTCTGTTGACCTGTCTCGGGCTGTACGAATTCTTTTCGCTGACACGGGACCACAATCCGCTCCCCTGCGGTCTGGGACTCGGCTGGGGCGGCGGCTTGGCGGCAGCCATGTGTGTCGGGCCCGGCGCGCTGGTCGGCGCGGTGCTGACCGCCGGATTTTTTCTCACCTTTGCATGGGCTTTGCGCACGCCCCAGCCCGACAGGGGGCTGGCCGGAGTCAGTCTGACCCTGTTGGGGGTTGTGTACGTCGGTTTTTTGCTGCCCCACCTCGTCTGGGTCCGGCAGCTCCCGGACGGCGTCGGCTGGGTGTTTTTCCTGCTGCTGGTTGCTATGCTGGGCGATACCGGCGGGTATGCCGTTGGGCGGCTGTGGGGCACCCGTAAGCTCATCCCTCACATCAGCCCCGGTAAAACCCTTGAGGGCAGCGCAGGGGCACTGCTCGGCAGTCTGGGGGCGGCCTGGGTTGGCTGGGTGTGGCTGCTGCCGGAGCGGAGCTGGACCGAGTTGGGCGTGCTGGCGGCCGTCCTGGCGATCCTGGCCCAGATTGGAGATTTATGCGAGTCGGCGGTCAAGCGGGCGTGCGGGGCAAAGGATTCGGGCCGGCTGTTCCCCGGCCACGGTGGTCTGCTGGATCGGGCCGATAGTTTGCTTTTCCCGGCCGCCTTTATCTATTACTATGGTGCCCTGTGGGCCTAG
- a CDS encoding isoprenyl transferase, giving the protein MQNGSLQLRLAGEGPAGPGPVPQELQHLRLDRLPRHVAIIMDGNGRWAQQRGLPRTEGHKRAKETVRTIVETSHELGLSYLTLYAFSSENWQRPSAEIRVLMSLFRRYLRSELDRLMDYNIRLLALGDLARLPGPVRSAFDEAISTTRHNTGLTVVLAVSYGAREEIVSAARALARAVQEGRLRPDEIDEQTVARYLWTADIPDPDFLIRTGKEMRISNFLLWQLAYTELYVTDTLWPDFDREHFFRSLLEYQRRQRRFGRTAEQQTLKGLRRAVG; this is encoded by the coding sequence ATGCAAAACGGCAGTCTTCAACTCAGGCTGGCCGGTGAAGGGCCGGCTGGACCGGGGCCTGTCCCGCAGGAGCTTCAGCACCTGCGGCTGGACCGGCTCCCCCGACACGTCGCCATCATCATGGACGGCAACGGTCGCTGGGCTCAGCAGCGTGGTCTGCCCCGGACCGAAGGCCACAAGCGGGCCAAAGAAACCGTCCGTACAATCGTCGAAACCAGCCACGAACTCGGCCTCTCGTATCTCACCCTGTACGCCTTCTCGTCAGAAAATTGGCAGCGTCCCAGCGCTGAAATCCGCGTTCTGATGAGCCTCTTTCGTCGTTATTTGCGCAGCGAACTCGACCGTCTGATGGACTACAATATCAGGCTGCTGGCCCTCGGCGATCTGGCCCGTCTGCCCGGGCCGGTCCGTTCGGCTTTTGACGAGGCGATCTCTACAACTCGACACAACACCGGTCTGACCGTTGTCTTAGCGGTCAGCTATGGGGCGCGTGAAGAGATTGTCTCTGCGGCCCGGGCCCTGGCCCGGGCCGTTCAGGAGGGCCGCCTGCGACCTGACGAGATTGATGAACAGACTGTTGCCCGGTATTTGTGGACGGCGGATATCCCCGATCCCGATTTTCTGATTCGGACTGGAAAAGAGATGCGGATCAGCAATTTTCTGCTGTGGCAGCTGGCCTATACCGAGCTGTACGTGACGGATACCCTGTGGCCGGACTTTGACCGTGAGCATTTTTTCCGCTCCCTGCTCGAATATCAGCGTCGCCAGCGGCGTTTTGGACGAACCGCCGAACAGCAGACCCTGAAAGGTCTCCGGCGGGCGGTAGGCTAG
- the frr gene encoding ribosome recycling factor, which translates to MNAQLLNELKKEADHTIESLNKEFLKVRTGRASVALIEGVMVDCYGAPTPLNQVAALSAPEPRLLLAQPYDQHIIGDIEKAIYKADLGLTPVNDGKVIRVPLPELTEERRKELVRHIRKIAEDYRVSMRNHRRSINDRIKKMQKSKEMPEDEARATQDQVQKVTNESIDKIEQILRVKEEDLLSV; encoded by the coding sequence ATGAATGCGCAGCTACTGAACGAGTTGAAGAAAGAGGCGGACCATACCATCGAGTCTCTCAACAAAGAATTTCTCAAGGTGCGCACCGGCCGAGCCTCGGTGGCTCTTATCGAAGGGGTGATGGTTGACTGCTATGGAGCCCCGACGCCTCTGAACCAAGTGGCCGCCCTGTCGGCACCTGAGCCCCGTCTGCTGCTGGCCCAGCCCTACGACCAGCATATTATCGGCGATATCGAAAAGGCGATCTATAAAGCCGACCTGGGGCTGACACCGGTCAACGACGGCAAGGTCATCCGGGTGCCGCTACCCGAATTGACCGAGGAGCGCCGCAAGGAACTCGTGCGCCATATTCGGAAAATAGCCGAAGACTATCGAGTGTCGATGCGCAATCATCGCCGCAGCATCAATGACCGGATCAAAAAAATGCAGAAGAGCAAAGAAATGCCTGAAGACGAAGCGCGGGCCACGCAAGACCAAGTCCAGAAAGTGACCAACGAGTCGATCGACAAGATTGAGCAGATTTTGCGGGTCAAGGAAGAGGATTTGCTGTCGGTGTAG
- a CDS encoding UMP kinase, whose translation MTDDPCPLPYKRVLLKIGGEALAGDAGYGIDAAVMSRMANEVREVHDLGCEIALVIGGGNIFRGLAASTRGMARATADYMGMLATLINSLAMQEALETVEVQTRVLSALSVSQVAEPYIRRRATRHLEKGRVVIFAAGTGNPYFTTDTAASLRAMEIGAQIIFKATKVDGIYDADPVHVADAKRYHEVSYIEVLQKNLKVMDSTAISLCMDNRLPILVFSMLETGNIKRAVLGEQVGTLVHGGAV comes from the coding sequence ATGACTGACGATCCGTGTCCGCTGCCCTACAAACGGGTATTACTGAAAATCGGCGGCGAAGCGCTGGCCGGAGACGCCGGATATGGGATTGACGCGGCGGTCATGTCGCGGATGGCCAACGAGGTCAGGGAGGTCCACGACCTCGGCTGTGAAATCGCCCTGGTAATCGGCGGCGGGAATATCTTTCGGGGCCTGGCCGCCAGCACCCGCGGCATGGCCCGGGCAACGGCCGATTACATGGGCATGCTGGCCACCCTGATCAATAGCTTGGCCATGCAGGAGGCGCTGGAAACGGTTGAGGTCCAGACCCGGGTGCTGTCGGCCCTGAGCGTGTCGCAGGTGGCCGAGCCGTATATCCGGCGCCGGGCGACCCGCCATCTGGAAAAGGGCCGGGTGGTGATTTTTGCGGCGGGCACCGGCAATCCGTACTTCACGACGGATACGGCGGCCAGTTTGCGGGCCATGGAGATCGGGGCGCAGATCATTTTTAAAGCCACCAAGGTTGACGGCATCTACGATGCCGACCCGGTCCACGTCGCCGACGCCAAGCGCTATCACGAGGTCAGTTACATCGAGGTCTTGCAAAAAAACCTCAAAGTCATGGATTCGACCGCGATTTCTCTGTGTATGGACAACCGCCTGCCGATTCTGGTGTTCAGCATGCTGGAGACGGGCAATATCAAGCGAGCCGTGCTCGGGGAGCAGGTCGGAACCCTGGTCCATGGAGGGGCAGTATGA
- the tsf gene encoding translation elongation factor Ts produces the protein MALLKEVRERTGAGVVDCKKALNESGGDIDKAITFLREKGLAAAAKRAGRAAAQGIVGSYIHAGGKIGVLVEVNCETDFVARTEEFQQLVKDLGMQIAAAQPRYVRRDDIPAEEVEKERGIYRTQTLAEGKPEKVIDRIVDGRLEKYYGENCLLEQSFIRDTAKTVEQLVKEMVARTGENIVVRRFSRFQIGEAAQAAE, from the coding sequence ATGGCCCTGCTCAAGGAGGTTCGCGAGCGGACCGGAGCCGGAGTCGTTGATTGCAAGAAAGCCCTGAACGAAAGCGGTGGCGATATTGACAAGGCGATCACGTTTTTGCGTGAAAAGGGGCTTGCCGCAGCCGCCAAGCGAGCCGGCCGGGCTGCGGCCCAGGGAATTGTCGGCTCATACATTCACGCTGGCGGCAAGATCGGGGTGTTGGTCGAGGTCAACTGCGAAACCGATTTTGTAGCACGCACCGAGGAGTTTCAGCAGTTGGTCAAAGACCTCGGCATGCAGATTGCCGCCGCTCAGCCGCGCTATGTCCGGCGCGACGATATCCCGGCCGAGGAGGTGGAAAAAGAGCGGGGGATCTACCGCACCCAGACGCTGGCCGAGGGCAAACCCGAGAAGGTCATTGATCGTATTGTCGATGGACGCCTGGAGAAGTACTACGGAGAGAACTGCCTCCTCGAGCAGAGCTTTATCCGCGATACGGCCAAGACGGTCGAACAGCTGGTCAAGGAGATGGTCGCCCGCACCGGAGAAAATATTGTCGTTCGCCGCTTTTCCCGCTTCCAGATTGGCGAGGCCGCACAAGCCGCCGAGTAG